Genomic window (Bacillus pumilus):
CTGCTGACTATGGTGTACCTCAAATTAGAAAAAGAGTTTTTATTGTGGGTGTTAGATCAGATATAGACGTTGAACATATTCCACCAATTCCAACTACACCGGATAATCCAGTAACTTCCAGAAAAGCAATCGATGATCTATGGAATATGGAAGTAAACTCTAATGTTCCAAACCACACTCAAATATCTAAAGCAAAATTTTATCCCGGAAGACGTTTGCAAGGTAATTCTCAAATAAAAGAAGACCAACCTTCAGTTACAATTCGAGCAGAACACCACGGTAATATTGAAGGGCATTATCGTTCAACTAATCCAGAAGACCCGGAAAATATGTTATTTTGGAGACGATTAACAGTTAGAGAATGTGCTAGAATTCAGTCTTTCCCTGATAACTTTGTATTTCAAGGTTCTGCTACTATGACGTACAAGCAAGTTGGTAATGCGGTTCCACCGGTTCTTGGTTGGCATATAGCTCAATCTGTACAACAAGTACTGCTGAATGCAGAAAAGTTAAAATTTGATGATAATAAAACACAAATAGCAATGAATTTTTAACCGCCGTATTTTGGCGGTTATTTGTTTGGAAAAAAACTGTCCATTTGACAGTCAATCCGGATAATTTCTTATTTTGCATCTATTTCCACTCATCTTTATTTGCCTAACCATGGTTTTGAGAGCATCAAAAACCAACATTGAGTAATCCAAGACCTCAAATTGTTTTATTTTTTCTTTTGGAGCGGTAGAACTAGTACTAGTACTAGATAATTCATTTAATAATCCTTTTCTTTTGGTCACAAAAAAACCTCCTATATCGAAAGTGATATAAGCCAATAATAGGTGTAATTTCTTACATTACCGTTATACTGACCGTTTCACTATACAATATAGAAGGTTGATTTGACGGGTTTTAGCACCCGATTTAAATACGTCCCAGGAGAGATTCGAACTCCCGACCGACGCCTTAGAAGGGCGTTGCTCTATCCAGCTGAGCTACTGGGACATGTTGTTATGTAGTGTTCTGTTGGTGAGTACCTCACCGACAAGATTTATTATATTACTATTGTTCTTTAAAGTCAACGGTTTTTCGAAAGTTTTTTTCATAAGGGGCAGATGCTGCACCCTTATGAAATACCTTCCAATGTGACAGTGTTTTCGAGGTCTTGTATGACCTGACCTTCGTCTGTGAAAAACTGTACGTTCGCTTCGCTTCCATCTAGTGTCAGTATAGCGTAGCTGCGCTCTTTACGCACTCTTGGCAGGTGCACACTGCCTGGGTTAATGAGCAGTTTTCCTCTTAGCAGCTCACTGCCTGGGATGTGCGAGTGGCCAAAGCAGATGATGTCTGCGCCTAGCTCTTCTGCACGGTAGTAGACTTGAAGCAAGGATTGTTTGATGCCATGCAGATGTCCGTGAGTGAGAAATAGTTTTCCGCCTCCATCAAGTGGGAGCAGGAGTTCTTCTTCAAAATCGCCCATAAAGTCACAATTTCCTTTGACGACTTTGTATCCTTCGAGTGCTGGGTGGTTCGTTTCGAGTTCTGAATCTCCGCAGTGAATCATCATGTCCACTTCAGCCGCATGCCGTTTGGCAATGGTTTGAAGTTCGTCTGTGAGTCCATGACTGTCACTAATGATGAGTATCTTCATGGCTTCATTCCCCCTTATTCATTTGCGTCTAGCAGTGATGAAAGCTTTTGAAGCGCGACCGCTCGATGGCTAATCTTGTTTTTCTCCTCTGGTGAAAGCTCAGCCATCGTCTGGTCTTTGTCTTTGACGATGAAAATCGGGTCGTATCCGAAGCCGTTTTCGCCGATTGGTTCTTCTGAGATGTAGCCTTCTACTGATCCTTCTACCGTCTTTGTTTCTTTACCCGGTATGCTCACAGCCAGGGCACATCTGAATCTAGCTGTACGGTCTTCTTTTTCAATGCCTTGAAGCTCGCTCAGCACTTTTTCCACATTCTCAGCATCATCCTTATGCTCACCAGCGTATCTCGCTGAATAAACGCCAGGTTTTCCGCCAAGATAGTCAATCGACAAACCGGAATCGTCTGCAATGACCATTTCACCTGCTTTGGCTTGAATCGCCTCGGCTTTGATGATGGCATTTTCTTCGAAGGTTTGTCCTGTTTCTTCAATCTCTTCAGTGAATCCGATATCTGCTAGTGTTTTGACCGTGAATCCTTTTGGCTCAAGAATGGCTTTGAATTCTTTCGCTTTGCCCGCATTGTGCGTTGCAATGATGGCTGTTTTCATCCTGATCAAACCCTTCTTTTTATTCGATGACTTCTCCTGTAACCGCTTTTTGCTTTTCGATTAATTCTTTGATGCCCTTTTCGGCTAAATCGAGCAGTCCGTTTAGCTGTTCTCTTGAGAATGTCGCTTCTTCGCCTGTGCCTTGAAGTTCAACAAAGCGTCCAGCGCCTGTCATGATGACATTCATATCTACTTCAGCTGAAGAATCTTCTTCATAATTTAAATCTAACAGAAGACCTTGCTGAGAATCAATTCCGACGGATATCGCCGCTAAATAATCAGTGATCGGGTTTTGTTTGATGACGCCTTCTGCTCGAAGCTTTTGAATCGCAAGTGTCATGGCAACAAAAGCACCAGTAATAGATGCTGTACGTGTTCCGCCGTCAGCTTGAATGACATCACAGTCAATCCAAATCGTGCGTTCGCCAAGTTTTTCTAGGTCAACGACTGCACGGAGGGCTCGTCCAATTAATCGCTGAATTTCCATTGTACGTCCTGTGACTTTTCCTTTAGATGATTCTCTAATGGTTCTTTGTGCGGTTGCTCTTGGAAGCATGCTATATTCTGCTGTAATCCAGCCTTTTCCTTCTCCTCTTAAAAAAGGAGGTACGCGGTCTTCGATGGATGCGTTACAAATCACCTTCGTATTTCCCGCTGAGATTAAGACAGAGCCTTCTGGATGCGTGATGTAGCCTGCCTCTATTTCAATTTTTCTTAATTCGTCATATTGTCTTTCATCTAATCTCATGATTTACCTCCGTTACGATATACATTCCGCGCGCGATTCCAGCGGGGTTCTCCTACTAACTTTGACAACCTCAGCTCGTTCTAATCGCTTGGAATAAAAAAGAGGCAGCGAATATGCATGCCTCTTTTTCTCCATTATATCAATGTGTGCCGTTAAAAACTACCTGTATTCACTTGTTCTGGTCTTGAAACCGGCTTTGTCAGCTCTGTTCCTTTTTCGTTCACAAGCTCAGCCTTACCATTTACCTTGACAGATACGCTTTTCACGTCCGGAAGCTCTGTTAATGTGAGCACAATGCTATCAAGAACTTTTTGTGAAATGACCTTTTTCTTTTCATCTGCACTGCCAAAAATGGATTCATTGAAATCAAGTGTCACATGTCCGTCCTTTACTTTCGGGACATCATTCAGCTTCACATCTTGATCAAAGTCTGTAAGCAATTGGCTAGTTTTGCTTGGCCCAGAGACGAGCTCATGGATGGCTGCTGTAATTGGATCATCCTCATCTTTTGGCGCTCTTGTGGTGACCGGAACGTAGTAGGTCTGTTTATCAGATTCAGCTAAATAATAGACGGTCACTGGCTTTGTTGATGTCATATCAGCGGCAGCCTCGTGCTGAATATTAATACCGTCTTCTCTGCTTAAATCATCTGAAATCGGTGTACCATTCACAGGCATTTCTTTCAGCTCATGTCCGTTCATTTTCAATTTCACTTTTGCAACCGAATCAAACTGCGTTAACGTCCAAGTGACAGATTGCAGGATGCGCTGTTCATCTTCTTTTTTATAGTTTTTGAATTCGTTTGAAAAATCCACAATGGCCGTTCCGTCTTTAATGTCGACAGATACGCTCGTGTCAGCCGGCAAAACAGCTCGGAATCCATTTGGCATCAAGTTAGAAATCGGCCCCCCGTCTACAAGGTATTCAAGGGTTTGTTTAGCACTTCCTTCGTTTTTCGGCAGCGGAACGGATTGAGAGACGACATACCCGTTTTTATCAATTAAATATAATTCTCTCATGACTGTATCTGCCTTCTTCTCTTCTTTTCCTTCTTTGGCTGTTTGTTTATCTTCTTTATTTTCTTTCACATATGTGACGTTTTGTGGTGGATCAATCTCTGTTTTCGCTTGGTCTGTTTGAAACAATCCGCATCCTGACAAAAGCATGGCTGACGCGATACACGTAACAGCTGCTGTAGTTCCTTTTTTCAGCATACTTCACCCTCCTCTAGTAGTTTGTACTACTATGTATACGAGCTCCTCGTGCGGATTAGACCCTTTTCATAAAAAAATAACCCACCTCAAGAAGAAGCGGGTTATTGCTGATAGACTTGTTCAAGTGATACAGTTTCGACGTTCCCTGGCAGGTAACCAAACCAATCACGAGCGATGTTTTGAAAATTTTGCTGCTGTCCTGTTGTATAAAATGTATGAACAGGTGCTTCTTGAGACGTGTTTAACAGTCCTTTATACGAAAGAATCGTACTGGCTTCTCTCGCTGTCTCATCCCCTGATGAAATAATACTCACATCACTCCCCATAAAGCGCTGAATCGGCTCCTTTAAAATCGGATAGTGCGTGCAGCCAAGAATGAGCGTATCAATTCCTGTTTCTTTCATTGGTGCAAGGGAGTCTTTCACGACTTCGTCTGCTGTCTGATCTAAAAACGTCCCGCTTTCTACAAATGGAACAAGCAGCGGACATGCCAAGCTTTGAACGGTTAGCCCTGCTTTTAGTGATAGGAGCGCTTCCTTGTATGCCTCGCTTTTGATTGTATTGGCTGTACCAATGACGCCAATATGCTGGTTGTTTGTCACCTTGATCGCTGTACGAGAGCCTGGCTGAATTACGCCAATGACTGGGATATCGAGTGTTGCTTTAATTTCATCAAGTGCAATGGCCGTAGCTGTGTTGCATGCAATGACGAGCATTTTAATATGATGATGTCTTAATAAGTAGTGTGCCATTTCCCAAGTATATTGAAGAACCTCTTCTTCTTTCCGCGGGCCATACGGACACCGTTTTGTATCGCCTACGTAAATGATCTTTTCTTTTGGCAGTTGTCTCATGATTTCCTTTGCAACGGTTAAACCGCCGACGCCGGAATCAATGACGCCGATTGGTTGATCCAACAAAATCGCCTCATTTTCTTTTCATTTGCTGCTGTAGTTTCGTTAAGGATTGGTTGAAAACGATGGCTTCTTCTTCTGAGAAAGCCCCTAGAAGTTCACTGACGTATTCTTGGCGTTTGACAATCACTTCTTGAATGATCCGCTCACCTTCAGGCAATAAGTGAATGCGAACCACGCGGCGGTCAGAAGGATCTTTCACTCGTTCGACAAGTTCACTTTTTTCCATTCGATCAATTAAGTCGGTTGTTGTGCTGCAAGCCAAATACATCTTTTGTGATAGCTCACCTATTGTCATATCCCCGAATTCATAAAGCCACTGAAGCCCTACAAATTGAGGTGGTGTAATCGTATATTGATTCAGGATTTCTCTGCCTTTTTGCTTAATAATTGCAGCAATATGGCGCAATGATTTTTCAATCTCTGCTACATGGTCGAACTCATTCGTTTCCATTTCATTGATACCTCACTATAGCATCTCACTTTAATTAAAACGTACATTCCTATTTTCCTCGTTTTTCAAAGAAAATGCAAGAAGAGACTCATGGAAACCATATAGAAATAACCGGTTCCTCCCTGGTGCGGGAGGAAGACCGGCTGACTTTAGAGCTCTAGCTCACCCATACGCAGAAGCTCGACTACGGCCTGTGAACGACCTTTGACTCCTAGCTTTTGCATGGCATTTGTTATGCATACCTTTTACAAATATTATAACGCAGTTAATTAATTAAATCTATAATGGAAGTTCATTTGCCCATTTGGATGAATCACAATGTGATCAATGAGCTTTTCAAATACATGCTTCAGGTCCTTTTCTCTGTCTTCAAGTTCTTGAAGAACTGCTTGAATTTGAGCCATTGAATTTTTTTCGTTTTGAACCTGTTGTAATGAGAATAAACTCTGTTCGAGCTTTATTATTTTTGTCTGAATATCATTGCGTTTCGTTTGGAATTCAGCCTTTGAAATAATTTGATCTTCTAGGTAAAGTTCAAGTAATCTTTTATTCTGTGTTTCAAGGGACTTCAATTCTGCTTTAATAGTCTTCATTTGTTTTTCTTTTTGATCAATAGCATTCTTTTTGAAATCGTGTGTTATACCGCCTGAAAATTCAATAAGATTTTCAATTACTAAGTCTCTAACTTCTTCATACATAATAGGAACATGATTTACGCAGCCTTCATTACCAGCTCTCCGATAATTACTGCATTTTACGTATTTCCAATAGGTTTTTTCCCCATTTTTTTTGGCTCTGCTAGTTTGGATAATGACCATGTTAGAACCACATTTTCCGCAAATAAGTAATTGTCTCAACTCATTCCACGGTGTGAATTTAGTTTTTTTATTGACAGTCTGTTTATTATTTGCTTTTTCCCAATCCTCTCTTGAGACAATCGGCGGGCAAAAGTCTTCGTAAACGGTCCATTTTTCGGGTGGATTCCGAATGAATTTTTTTCGACCATCAACTTTTATCGTAGTATGCCTATTAGCTATATGCACGCCGCAATAAATAGGGTTTCTTAAAATGGTTTGAACTGTTGTGAGCTGCCAATTACTACGTTTTTTTGGAGGTGGTATTTCACCTAGCTTACATTTTTCTTGCAAAGCGTATGTAACCCTTTTATGACCCAATCCCTCGTTATTATAAAGATGAAAAATTAATCTTATAACTTGAGCTTCACTTTCGTTAATCACTAAGTGTTTACCATCTTTCTGGTAACCGTAAGGCACTCTTCCTGAATGCTCACCGCGCCTGGCTTTGGCTGCAAGTACACCACTTATATTGACTGACATAGACTTAGGTAACTGCTCCGCAAAGAGAGCAGACATTTCAAATTTCATTGACGCTTTACTCTCGTAAAGGGAGTCATAGTCTTCTTCGAGTGTAACGACACGAACCCCATTAGACACTAGAATCTCTCTGATATATAACGCATCTTTTAAGTCACGGGCAAGACGTGTGATGGACTTAAAAATGACCATTTTTATTTCTTTCTTTTCAGCCAATGAAAAAATGTATTTCATTGCTGCCCTATCTTCAAGGACGGTTCCGCTTATACCGTCGTCTAACAAAACAGAACGGTCATCCCATTCATAATTGTGTTGCTCGATCCAATATCGACAAACATCAATTTGGTTTTCCTTCGATGAAATTTGCTCGTCTCGATCAGTTGAAACCCTCGTATAAACCTTATAAGGATAATCATCATATTTTATGATTTCATCGACTGTCTCTTTTCGAAAGCTCATATAACCCACCTCGGTTATTATTATTATAATTAAAGTATAACATCATAATAAGATGCTTTTACTTACGAATTTAGACACCGAACAAACATTCTGATAAAATGATTTCGAGGTGAGAGTATGACTGATCTCGAAAGAAAAATTTATCGAATTATCTACAATATGAGTCGGTTTCGCAAGAACCCTTCGATGGATGAACTTAAACGGAAAACGGGTAGGGATGAGCCAGCGATTCGTAAGGCAGTTGAAAATCTTATTTCTCGAAAAGAAATTAGATGGGATAAAGAGAAAAAGGAATGGCGGTTCTGATTATATTGCTTTTTATGGGATATTCAGTAAAATGAATTTAATATATTATTGAAACAGGAGGGATAACATGATTAGAATTAAACCATGTGCAGACAATACTTTTTCATATGTCATTGAATCATTAGATAGAGAAACAGGGAAAAGAAAAAGGATAGTTCGAAAAGGATTTGCTTCAAAAAATGAAGCAATGAAAGCAGCAGAAGCAAAAGAAAAAGAAATGTAGATTCATAGATTTTCGAACGCTGAAAAATAATGCCCAAATAAAAAGCCCCTCCAAACGGAAGGGCATTTTCATTTAAAACAAGAAAAAGTTAATTGCATAGTAAACACCGTCAGCAATAATTTGTGCTGACCCTCCACCAATTTTCGGTTCTAAAGCAGCATAAAGCCTTTTCTTGATTATGTTTGCAGTAACATCAGGTATATTTGCGAATTCTTCAATTTTTTTAGCTATGAAATTGGAATTCTCTTTAAATGCTTTAGCAGCTTGCTTGTCAGCTTTTTTCAAAACAAGACTTGCTGCTTTTCCACCATACCTTACACCTTCTGCTACTATTTCAGCAGCTAACTTTACTAGGTATCCTCTAAAGCCTTGAGTTTGGATGATAGGGTCTTCTATTTCTGTTTCATCCGCTAGACTCTTTAACGACTGTATTTTCACTTGAATCTGTTGTGATGCCATAGTCTCATTATCATTATTAGGAGTTGCGGCTCTTGATACAGTCGGTAACAATGTTGATACTAATAGTAAAGTTGTTAACGCAACAATAAGTAATTTAGATACAAATTTATTCATTTTACCACCACCCTTCTTAAGTGGTATTATATACTAAATTTATAAATATTTGTATATTAAATTCGATGAAAAGGATGATTGTCATGAGAAAAATCTATAATTATATGAATAAGGAACAGAAGCAACATGCAATAAAGTTGCTGCATGAAGACATAAAGGAATTGAAAAAGGAACAATCACAAGAAGAAGAAAAAGGGTATCCCGGGGTAATAAAGGCAGCTATCGAAGAAACGATTGAAAGATACAAAAAAGATATAGAATTTCTTGAAAATGATTTAAAAAAGTGAGCAGGCTTAACGCCTGCCCTTTTTATTTTAATAGCTTTTCTAACGCTGCTTTAGTCTTTGGACCATAGATACCATCAGAAGTAAGCCCATGCATAAGCTGGAATCGTTTGACCGCATTCGCTGTTTTTGGTCCGTAATAGCCGTCAATACCATTGTTTTTTGCCCCTTTGTCAGGGTAGAAATAGAGTGCCGCTAAAGCCTCTTGAATTCGCCTTACAGCGTCCCCTTTCTTCATAGGTGTTTTCACCTTAAAGATGCCCGTTGGGAGCTTGTGCGCCTTCTTAGATGCTTTTTTATTAGGTGTTTTTGTGGATGATGTTTTCTCAGGCTTCGAAGATGATGTTTTACCGCCCAATGCCTTCAGCTCTTTTTCAATGGCTGCTTTAAATGAGCTCCATCTACCTTCAGATAAGATCCGGTGTGGACAATACTTCCCATTCCAATCTTGATGCTTGCGTACTCGATCAACACCCCAACCACGTTCTTTAAGCAACTGCGCCACAAATTTAATAGCCAGCTTTTCCGCAGCCTTGTATCTAGCACCGCCAGACTCGCTATAACAAATTTCAATCGCAATTGACTTGCGGTTACCAGTACCATTTGTGCCGTCACCCGAATGCCACGCATTGCGATCTAATGGAATAGCTTGGATCACCTTTTTATTGTCCACTGCAAAATGATAACTTGTTGAACTGGTGTTATTGATCATATAGTTAATTTCTCTTTCAGCTGTGGCGTCGTTTGCTGTATTGTGGATAGTAATGTATTCCGCATTCATTTTATTTGGACATTTTAAACCGTATCTACTGGACGGTACCATTTTCTTTTTTACTTTGATTGCCATATTCATCTACTCCTTAAATTTTGATATAAAAAATGCCGCCTAATGGCAGCTCTTTATTTTGTTAACCCTTTTTGTTGCAGCACTTCTTTTTGTAGCTTGCCTTTCTCAGTCACGTAATTGTTTTTAAACCATGCCATCAAGGTTGTGACAATTGTAAAAATCATTGAGAAAGCAAGGTACAATGTGTCAGCCAACGAAGTGACTTGATCCTCACTGATCGGCAAAACAGGTTTTCCAAACATAATTAACGCCTGGTTGATTAGCGCAATAAAAAGAAGCACCGTGCGAACGACCGTGCCTTTGTCAAAGTTTTTCATATTAATTTCCTCTTTTCGTTTTATTTTTGGTTTCTTTCGATTCTGTCTAGTTTTTCAATGACAACATCATACTTCTCACTAAACTTTGCTAGTACGTCATTTTGTGCGTCTATTTGTTCGTTTAGCTTGTTCTCACGCTCTTTTGTCGTGTTCAATACATAAAACAGCACCCAACAAAAAAGAACCGCAAACGGTCCCTGTGTCATCAAATACTGCGCAATATCCATTTCCATTTTGTTCACCTTCTCCCGCCATAAACATAAAAAATAAGCCTACACTTCGTATGGCTCACCTGTGATTTCCTCATATTGTTCGGGTGTGATTCTCCCCGCTGCCACTGTGTTATATACCATTTCTTTTGTCCATAATTCTCTATCATAAAAACCTTTGATTCTACTGAACCAATCGAAATCACTCACGATGGATCACCCCCTAATGCAAACAAGTAATAAAGCTCGGCAACTTGTTTCTCCATGAGGTCTATTTTTGACGGCTGCGGCTTTGGCTGCAAGCTCTCTATATACTCTTTGGATGCTGATTCAAACCACACTCTTTTTTTCTCGTCATACTCGGGAAGATACAACCCCTCTTGTGGTCGTACATCCGTAGCATTTTTCGGAATCTCTTCATAATCACTTATCACATCTTCGCCTAAATACATAAAATTTTCGTCATATAAAAAAATATGCATGTACCTTACCTCCTACCACAACGGAATAGATTCATTTATTTCAAATCTGCTTACAAAAGAATTATCGTTAGCAGACATCCCATCAAAACGCAAAGAACCATCTTTTTCTAATGTGAATCTAGCAGAGCCATAAGACCCTACCGTTGCACCGAGAAACACAGCTTTTGAAGCCGGTTTTTGAGTAAAACGGGCAATGACTGCATCATTTGCCGGGACTCCCTCAAAGGACCCTCGAAGTAGTAATTCATTTTGACGTATGGAGAATTGGAGAGGGTTACTCGCATATTGTTTTACTGTTCCAGCGACTAACGTCACCTGATTCCATGTGCTGATTGAATCATCATCCGTCAGCATACGTTTCCACCCTCTGAACGATCCGTCCGTATGAGTCGTTCCCCACCAATGAAGATTATCTCCACTTCGGATAATATGGAACGTTTTTCGGTTGTTGCTGTTGTCTATTATATAAATATTGAACCAAGATGAATCGGTTTTACTCGGCATATTCACAACATTTGTTCCAACGGCGTAATAACAACCCGACGGCAACGTTAATATGTCCGTACCATTCGGCAACAATTGGCTTTGCCCTGTTTCAGATAGCAAATTATGATTCGAGAGTCTAGCCCATCCACTCCACGAATTATTGTTTAAATAATTGGTGTAAATGTTATTGGCGTAATCCGTAGCATACACCCATCCAAACGTCCCCTTTCCATTTGTCGCATCCGTCATGTGGAAAAAGCCTCTGAATGAACGGTGATTAGGCAAGTCTTTTGAATTAGCTATTGCATAGAAGGTTCCTTGCCCTAATCCATTATTGATAACTTCGTCTAAGATGCTTAAAGAAGTATCCTTAATTGAGATCAATGGCATTCCTGAATCTAGCGTAATTTTCTTTTGCTGAAAACCCGCAACAAGGTCTTTAGCCATTTTCAATGCTCCGTCGGGTGTCTCTGCGTGATCGTCCGTATATTTTTTAGCTGCTGCAAGCGCTTCGGCTACTTTAGCTTTTGCACCTTCTTTTGTTTCAAGCGCTTCAAGATCGTCAAGCTTTTCTTTCAAGTGGTCTAGCTGCTCCTGCAACTCTGCGGTGATTTCGTCGATACTTCCTTGCAACTCTGCTGCCATGCGTTCTATTTCGGTTTTAAGTGTTTGGAAATCGTCGATATAATACTCCGCAACCGGGACAATGTCCTGATCGATTAAATTACGTTGTATCGTAAAAGTAAACTCATGAACCGACATTGATTGAGTGTTTCGATAATAAAGATTGAGCGCGGCTCTCACTCGTCCATATTGTTTGATTTCCTCGTCATCAAGGACGTACGTGGCCAATCCTTCCACTTTATCAACCAATTCAATATCTCTGACATGTTTTGCCCCCGAATCAAATTTTAGTACAAGTTTCGCATCTACTGCGGATAAAGGAAGAGGAACGCCGTCTTTACGCAATGTAAAAAGAAGTTTTGCGGTCCCGATATCCTGTGTTGAGAATACAATTTGTGATTGATATACACTTTGCGTATAAGCATCGATATCGAATTTTAACCCGCCATTTTTAAAGATCTTATTATCCGTCACAGTATCCCCCCTTAAGTGATATTTCCGGCTGTGAGTATTGGATCAACGCTCTTATCATTTAATGCTGATACTTTCCCAGCGCCTTTTAATCGGTTGCCGTAATGCTGTATGGATGAACATTTGCTAGTTAAATACATACCGTGTCGACCTGTTTTCCCGGTTGCTGTGTTATTACGAACGGCGCTATTTTTGACGCCATCCATGAACAAAATAAAGTCATATTCATCCCCACGCTTGCCCGCATTCATGATCGTGTTTTCATCTACTTGTACATATTCAGAATCACCCGAGACAGATATACCCGAGAAACCGATCTCTTCAAGCGTGTTATCATCCACCGAAACATAATCGCAATTTCCTTCCTCGATCCGCACGCCATTCCCTTGAATGTCACGCCCTGTGTTGTGGTGAACCTTTCCCCGGGTGCTGCGTGTAACCAGTACGCCGTGGTGTCCAATGTTCTCCATATTGTTACCTTCAATAACAAAATGCTTCACATCTGAAACATGAATACCGTGCCTTGTCGTCCCGTCAATTTGATTGCCCTTAATAGCCACATGATCAATGGTTTGATACCCTTTACGGCCGTACACCTGTATTGCGTGGTCAACTGACATATTGATAAATTTGTTGTTTGTAATTGTGTGACGCTTTGTCTTGTTTACTCTGCCAGTCGGGTTTCCGTTTTTGTCTTGAGTATAAACGCTGCTGACGCTTGGCAATAACGTTCTAACGCCGCCGGAACAGTTTTCAAAAGTGTTACCGTCAACAAATACGTCTTGCCATTTGTTGCCCGATACCGCCCATTCTGTGCAATCGTAAACCTTGTTATTGAGGAATCTAATGCCTGAATAAAGAACACCGTCAGTGCTTGTATGTGAATCAATCGCTCTAGGATAGCCTCCAAGCTCTGCGGATTTTCTAATCTTACAGTTTTGCATGGTGATGTTTCGTGTTGGCGTATGATCATAGGCACCAAAAGCGCCAAAATTGCTTGCTGAACGCATTAAATCAACTTGAACAGCTGCCGAAAACCATCTGTCCCCTACGTAATCCGCAAACCCTTCGAATGTCACATTATCAATCAAGACATCTTCATTCCCTGCACAATCAAACGCATGTCCACCACAAACATTTCTCAAAGTGATATCTCGCATGGTGATTCCAGACGCATGAGCAAACGCAAAAATAGAACATTGCTGTTTGATCACATGCCCCATACTGTCAATAATCCCTTGTCCCTCGATGACGATATTCCCATTCCCGTTATAACCAGTGCTTTGATCGGTTGCGTCGCCGTTAACAAACATTGATCCAACAAAATCACGTTTTACATGCACGCCTGCTTGAAACTCAATTCTTGCTCCCTGATAAACCCTTATTGTCTCTCTTTGGGTGTATGTCCCGGGAGGCACAACGATTTTGACAGGGTATGTTTTCGATAGGTCGAGTGCTGCTTGCATCGCTTTCGTGAAATTGCCTAGTTTATTCAAAAAAGGCTTAAGCGACACATAAACCATTGCATCACTAATCTTCTGATCAATTTGCGCAAATTCGTAGTCAAATCGGTCTTTTGCTGTGGGATGA
Coding sequences:
- a CDS encoding right-handed parallel beta-helix repeat-containing protein — encoded protein: MANVALKRVDAAWDREARNNINDSFSIIEKGFNKTSLELQDHINSAAAHRSSQIKHGMYTVGNRLDNLHSRFVNLVVNHDGEDVKEVVDLRVASDATIHPTAKDRFDYEFAQIDQKISDAMVYVSLKPFLNKLGNFTKAMQAALDLSKTYPVKIVVPPGTYTQRETIRVYQGARIEFQAGVHVKRDFVGSMFVNGDATDQSTGYNGNGNIVIEGQGIIDSMGHVIKQQCSIFAFAHASGITMRDITLRNVCGGHAFDCAGNEDVLIDNVTFEGFADYVGDRWFSAAVQVDLMRSASNFGAFGAYDHTPTRNITMQNCKIRKSAELGGYPRAIDSHTSTDGVLYSGIRFLNNKVYDCTEWAVSGNKWQDVFVDGNTFENCSGGVRTLLPSVSSVYTQDKNGNPTGRVNKTKRHTITNNKFINMSVDHAIQVYGRKGYQTIDHVAIKGNQIDGTTRHGIHVSDVKHFVIEGNNMENIGHHGVLVTRSTRGKVHHNTGRDIQGNGVRIEEGNCDYVSVDDNTLEEIGFSGISVSGDSEYVQVDENTIMNAGKRGDEYDFILFMDGVKNSAVRNNTATGKTGRHGMYLTSKCSSIQHYGNRLKGAGKVSALNDKSVDPILTAGNIT